Within the Erigeron canadensis isolate Cc75 chromosome 6, C_canadensis_v1, whole genome shotgun sequence genome, the region TTTTTGTGTCAAACGGGGATTGGACACGAGACCTTAAGGTCACtgttagattaaaatcaaaggtcaagaacTCAAGATTAAAAACTCAAttttaaatcttgatccttgattttaatctaaggATCTGAATCTATATATGAGAGCTGAGAATATTTGGTTGTTATGTAATTAAGCTTAAATATAAAATCTCTaacatgctaattttttaatcatGGAGgtcaattatttattcattgtacaataaaatattaaaaagttagtatgTGAGGGTTCTATACCGAAGCTTAGGTACATGACTAACACATTCACTTTCCTTATTTAGAGATGAGTAGTGATAAACTGATATTCGTACCaaaatatttgataaatttacccCATTGTACAGGTTATACAACTGACTGTACAAACCATTAATGCATAACTGTGGTAGATTCATCAAATGtagtggtacaaatatcacctcCCTTTAGAGAACCATTTTGAGGATTTAGTAGATCCAAAAGATTTGTGTAGctaaatttttgtaattttgggTTGGGATGGGTTGTGtgtgaagaaaaagaaattaagatGGTGTGTTAAAGGCGGTGATGATGATTTAatttcatggtttttttttttttttatcttgttttgGTGTGTTTAAGATGTAGATCAAGATACAGGGAGAGGAACGAGGtgttacaataaaaaaaaacaagtttatTCATCTAGCTAAAACAAACTAAGATTTGTGTAACGTTTTCTATGTTGCAATAAAAAAAAGCAGTGTGTGAAGTATGATTTGTGTTGATAAGTGGATAcagtttcaaatttttttatgcttGGAGTTATGCAATTTGTTTCTCTTAGTTTTTAGAAGTGGATGGGCAtgaatttttattgattttgttgtgtGAATTTGATAcagttgtatatatgtattggaAAAGAATACCCTGCAATGCACATGAGTTACTTAACAAAGCCCAACTAAAGGACGTTTAGGCTGTTTTTGCACTTTATGTGATTCATTATGTGTTTATACTAAGTTTCGGTCGGTATTGTTAACGTTGTGCATAATCATATGAATGTGTATCAGGGATGCATATATGTTGTGGTGTGGCAATTGAATTAATGGTCATGAATTTTACTTGGAAGTAATGAGTATATATCTtcagattttgaagaatatAAGTCATTAGTGTGATTTAAGTGTCACACGATATATCCTCAGCATAATGTTCATATATGGATTCATTGATAAAACATGATCATTCTGAGAAATCTTTTCGGAGACACCATTTTAGTTTGTATCATTTTGTCTAGATGTATATTAATGAATATAGTTCTTACTTCTAAAACAGAGATGAGACCATCAAGAGGTGGAAAAAAGCGCCCACGGAATACGCGAGCTTCTTTCGATTTCTTTCCTGGATTAACATTGTCCGAGCATTCTTTCAAACAACGAAAGGGCTTGTTCATTAAGAAACTCATGGATATCAATAATTGCAAGTCATTGCATCCAACAGAATTTGAAGGTTATACGATCAAAGAATGTTTTCAGAGGATGGGATGGGAAAATTTGCTTAGTTTCAGCTGTGAAAAGATTTATACACGTGTTGTCGGACAGTGGATGGCATTGCTCTCAAGAACTGGGGATGAATTGACTGGCATTGTTGATGGTAAGTCCTATACTATCACTCCCAGAATTATCCAGGATATTCTTGGAGTTGACACTCGCACAGATTTGCCATACACGTGTTTCAAGGATGTGGATTTCAAGGCTGCCTCTGCAGAAAACAAAATTAGATGGACTAAAGGCTGCAAGACTGTCTTCGGGAGAGGAAAATGAAGACATCAAGGCAAAAGAGGGGTATGAGATATCAATGATGACACCACTAGCGAAAATTTTGTGGCGAATAGCTAAGTCAACGTTTATCTCTCGTGATTTTCTTCTCACGTCAATCTATCCTCGTGAGATCCATCTTCTCCACGCTTTATTAACAGGAGATTACTTGTATAGTTTTGCACATTTGATGATCGATGACATATGGGATATGTATGAGCAGCAAGATCGACGCTACATTCCCTATGGAAACTACATATCGGAAATACTCTGTCGATTGGGAGCCGTATTTGAAGATGAAAACGTGAAGGTTGTCCCCTCAATAGACTCTGTGATGTCAGTGGGATCATTTGGCATGCTCGAATTTTCAGAATCCCCAACTGAACACATAATATATGATAGAGGGATGGAGGAAAGGATTACCTTTCCAAACCAAGGTACAAGAGAAGCACCACCTCAGCCCCAGCCTACAAATCTATTCTCACAAACATACCAGGACATGCCACCTCAGACCCCCGTCCCTAGTCCAAACGTGGAAATGACAAACTTGTTTACCAAATTTCAAAACTTAATGGACAAGCAATCAtcaatatttcaaaaacaatatGACGAATTGAAGACGATGGTTAGCAACATACAAAAGCAGATGGAACACCAAGCGTCAGAGGCAGAACGCcgtgaacaagaaaaagaaaagctaGCTGAAGAAACAGAAAAGCTTGCAAAGGAAAGAGAAAAACATGCACAGATCCGAGCTCATGCAATAATCTGGGAC harbors:
- the LOC122606229 gene encoding uncharacterized protein LOC122606229, with the protein product MVSPILSLPELSRIFLELTLAQICHTRVSRMWISRLPLQKTKLDGLKAARLSSGEENEDIKAKEGYEISMMTPLAKILWRIAKSTFISRDFLLTSIYPREIHLLHALLTGDYLYSFAHLMIDDIWDMYEQQDRRYIPYGNYISEILCRLGAVFEDENVKVVPSIDSVMSVGSFGMLEFSESPTEHIIYDRGMEERITFPNQGTREAPPQPQPTNLFSQTYQDMPPQTPVPSPNVEMTNLFTKFQNLMDKQSSIFQKQYDELKTMVSNIQKQMEHQASEAERREQEKEKLAEETEKLAKEREKHAQIRAHAIIWDVERQRYFYEMEQEQLRMAWNQLNGANSVDEYQFPQISRASLHPPQEGSPYYDPTQGDEIPKAFQPLYEDIYGPKRKKLSSP